Proteins co-encoded in one Opitutus terrae PB90-1 genomic window:
- a CDS encoding TonB-dependent siderophore receptor, with product MNRTNHRIALACAGLAALLPCLVRAQANPPTAAPAVADEVVELPQFVISEKRANPYLSGQALSTSRVAMLVQDIPQTVSVVTAEFMKDSMSFRMLDAAKYVTPVVESTLPWGGDRYTIRGFQVSQEFIDGSVISGGSGYSMSIPQFNLDRIEVIKGPNAILVPGGSPGGVMNPITKEPMSKDAASVTLNLAQYNGNDFGVDVNRVLNEQNKMAFRLVFGIWRNDQLYIKNHFRNGYEISPSFSVELSPVMKLVVKADFLQNRETNLAGLPIDPSVGSNQTAVIARGLPRDWSFGNSDDNRHRSTERLSAELRTTMGSHVTSRLYVMADHVRRIDPGGTGSALSTGTAAGRTGGGSRNPTTGMYEPGVNWSTVANGDGTVSAVSTAVPITDPSTWIYTRNNGKVDLEYEEAHLKNDYAAQFDGAWFKSTTLGGLAADFSKVRFLSWGAAPRGDVANNNLNAITYPPYVFPQIRPADFSLPNPTSVQSGGDLTSRQYTLQAFLFETFKAWNDRIQVSAGVSRFYGNLSRTDNTLTALNATILNTAPTYAITTNAKTLGLVIKPIKQISLFASRNTTGGAMPGELSAGTYLEKTTTFGPDAYHATPVTVQQFRPTSGSQDEFGVKTSALAGRLTASFAHFKISQQNYGVPNSEYYTLVAQGRQAEANLLQNPIYLDLASKGWEFEATYSPVKNLTILGNYTSFKERQPITDVRVRGVPDKAGALYLDYQFTSGPLTGFGINVGVEYKGDVAGENVNAYTTTMPIRGIGLVPQQPSFLVAGRTLVNIGFSYKRPNWSVRFMVANAFDKDYILAAGSRTSAVVGDPRNIKGSFTYTF from the coding sequence ATGAACCGAACGAACCACCGTATCGCGTTAGCGTGCGCCGGGCTGGCTGCTTTGCTGCCGTGCCTGGTCCGCGCCCAAGCCAATCCGCCGACGGCGGCGCCCGCTGTCGCCGACGAAGTCGTCGAACTCCCGCAGTTCGTGATCAGTGAAAAGCGCGCCAACCCGTATCTCTCCGGGCAGGCGCTCTCGACCTCCCGCGTGGCCATGCTCGTGCAGGACATCCCACAGACCGTCTCCGTCGTGACCGCGGAATTCATGAAGGACTCGATGAGCTTCCGCATGCTCGACGCCGCGAAGTATGTGACGCCGGTGGTCGAGTCGACACTCCCCTGGGGCGGCGATCGCTACACCATTCGCGGTTTTCAGGTCTCGCAGGAGTTCATCGACGGCAGCGTGATCTCCGGCGGGTCGGGCTACAGCATGTCGATTCCGCAGTTCAACCTCGACCGCATCGAAGTCATCAAGGGCCCGAACGCGATCCTGGTGCCCGGCGGCAGCCCCGGCGGCGTGATGAACCCGATCACGAAGGAGCCGATGTCCAAGGACGCTGCTTCCGTCACCCTCAATCTCGCGCAATACAACGGCAACGACTTCGGCGTCGATGTGAACCGCGTGTTGAACGAACAGAACAAGATGGCGTTCCGGCTGGTGTTCGGGATCTGGCGCAACGACCAATTGTACATCAAGAACCACTTCCGGAACGGCTACGAAATCTCGCCGTCGTTCTCCGTCGAACTCTCGCCGGTCATGAAGCTGGTCGTGAAAGCCGACTTCCTCCAGAACCGCGAAACCAATCTCGCCGGCCTGCCGATCGATCCCAGCGTGGGTAGCAACCAGACCGCCGTGATCGCGCGCGGGCTGCCGCGCGACTGGTCGTTCGGGAACTCCGATGACAACCGCCATCGCTCGACCGAGCGGCTAAGCGCGGAGCTGCGTACGACGATGGGCAGCCACGTGACCTCCCGTCTGTACGTCATGGCCGACCATGTGCGCCGCATCGACCCAGGAGGCACCGGTTCGGCGTTGTCCACCGGTACCGCCGCCGGCCGGACGGGCGGCGGCAGCCGCAACCCCACGACGGGCATGTACGAACCCGGCGTAAACTGGAGCACCGTCGCCAACGGCGACGGTACCGTCTCCGCCGTGAGCACCGCCGTGCCGATCACCGATCCTTCGACGTGGATCTACACGCGCAACAACGGCAAGGTGGATCTCGAGTACGAGGAGGCCCACCTCAAGAACGACTACGCCGCGCAATTCGACGGCGCCTGGTTCAAGTCCACGACGCTCGGCGGCTTGGCCGCCGATTTCTCCAAGGTACGGTTCCTGAGCTGGGGTGCGGCGCCACGGGGCGATGTCGCCAACAACAACCTGAACGCGATCACTTATCCGCCGTATGTCTTCCCGCAGATCCGGCCGGCCGATTTCAGCCTGCCAAATCCCACCAGCGTGCAGAGCGGCGGCGATCTGACGTCGCGCCAATACACGCTGCAGGCCTTCCTGTTCGAAACCTTCAAGGCATGGAACGACCGCATTCAGGTTTCCGCCGGCGTGTCGCGGTTTTATGGGAATTTGTCGCGCACCGACAACACATTGACGGCGCTGAACGCGACGATCCTCAACACCGCGCCCACCTACGCGATCACCACCAACGCGAAGACGCTCGGTCTCGTCATCAAGCCGATCAAGCAGATCTCGCTCTTCGCCAGCCGCAACACCACCGGCGGGGCCATGCCGGGCGAACTCTCCGCCGGCACCTATCTCGAGAAGACGACCACGTTCGGACCGGATGCCTACCACGCCACGCCGGTGACGGTGCAGCAGTTCCGCCCGACGTCCGGCAGCCAGGACGAGTTTGGCGTCAAAACCTCGGCACTCGCGGGTCGGCTCACCGCATCGTTCGCGCATTTCAAGATCTCCCAGCAGAACTACGGGGTGCCGAACAGCGAGTACTACACGCTGGTCGCCCAAGGCCGCCAGGCCGAGGCCAACCTGCTCCAGAACCCGATCTATCTCGACCTCGCCTCCAAGGGCTGGGAGTTCGAAGCCACCTACTCGCCGGTCAAGAATCTCACGATCCTGGGCAACTACACCTCGTTCAAGGAGCGCCAGCCGATCACCGACGTGCGGGTGCGCGGCGTCCCGGACAAAGCCGGCGCCCTCTATCTCGACTACCAGTTCACCAGCGGCCCGCTCACTGGCTTCGGGATCAACGTCGGCGTCGAGTACAAGGGCGATGTCGCCGGCGAAAACGTGAACGCCTATACCACCACCATGCCAATCCGCGGCATCGGGCTCGTGCCGCAACAGCCTTCGTTCCTGGTGGCCGGGCGCACGCTCG